The sequence GCCTGCCTGGGTCTGCTGAGCGACGCACAGGCCGCCGAGTTGAAGGCCTGCGGCGTCGATCGCGTGAACCACAATCTGAACACCGGCGAGGCCCATTACGCCGACATCTGCTCGACGCACACCTATCAGGATCGCCTCGAGACGCTCCGCGCCGTGCGACGCGCCGGTCTCGAGCTCTGCTCGGGGGGTATCCTGGGCATGGGCGAAGATCGCCGCGACGTGGTCCAGATGGCCTTCGAGCTGCGCGACTTGCAGACCGAATCGATTCCGGTCAACTTTCTCAATCCGATCGACGGCACGCCGTTGCAAGGCCTGAGCAATCTGAATCCCCGCTACTGCCTGAAGACGCTGTGCATGTTCCGCCTAGCGAACCCGACGAGCGAAATCCGCATCGCCGGCGGCCGCGAGATGCATCTTAGCAGCCTGCAGCCGATGGGCCTCTACCCGGCAAATTCACTCTTCGTCGGCGATTATCTCACCACCAAGGGGCAGATCCCCGAGGCCGACTACCGCATGATCGAAGACCTGGGCTTCGAAGTCACGCGAGACGAAGTGGCTAGTGGCTAGTGGCTAGTGGCTAGTGAGCCGTGGACATCAAAACTTCCGACCACTGACCACTGACCACTCAGTTGGTCGAGAAGCGCGGGGTGCGGCGGGGGGGCTTCTTGGTCACTTCGGTCTGTTCGACTTCGAGTCGAGCCCAGACGCAGGGCTGGCCGTCATCTTGCTGCTGCACGTCGAAATGTCGCGTGCGCACCAGTCCCACGATTTTCTCCCGCCGACCCGAGACGAACGACACGATCTGACAACTCATCGTGTCACCGACGGCAGGCACGGGACGACCGCGATAGTCGAAGAAAACGGCCTGGCCGATGTATTGGCCGGTCGGATCGAGAATCTCGACCAATAGCCCCGCGGTCATCGCCTCCTTGAGGTGCGTCTCCATACGCGCGAACTCCTTCCTGTGGATTGGCGTGCGAATGCCTTTCAAACGCGACGCGCGACGTGCCGGCTCGTGGAGAAACGATTGGGCAGCATTCCGTGAACGCCCATCGTCTCGTGGCTCGTTTCGCTCGGCGTCTGTTCAACACCATCCTTTGCGAACGTGGCGAGCATAGCCGCGCCGGCGGCGTCCTGTAAAGCAGTTTTCGCCGCCAACTCGAGGCGCGACCTGTAACATGCCACGGGGCATCAATATCGGGGCACCGAGCGGTCGATCTCGACCGACCACTGATCGATGCCCCCCGCCATGCTCTGTGCCTGGGCGAACCCTTGCTGCCGCAACCACGCCGCGACGCGCAAGCTGCGACCACCATGATGACAATGCACGACGAGCGGCCGCGCGCGGTATTCGTCCAGTTCGCCCACGCGCTGCTGCAATTCGCTCATCGGAATCAGCCGCGCGGCGGCGATATGGGCGGTGGCGTATTCGTCCGCTTCGCGGCAATCGAGCAGCAGCAGGTCGTTCCCCGCGTCGAGCTGCGCTTTCACCGCGGCGATGTCAATTTCCATCGGTAGATCGTTCAAAGTTGGCTTCTCCTCGCGATTCGCGGCGCGCGACGCGCCGGTGGCAGATCGTCCACACAACCAGCTCGCCCACATTGTAGGGCCTGCTGCGAGGGACCGAAACCAGCCTCGGCACTTCCGCGCGATGCTGGCACGGCAGGATCCTCTGGGGGCAAGGCGTTAAGCATGCTAGCAGCGCAGCCCCCAGCAAGAACGGGAACGTAGCGAAGAAAGATTTATTGACACGCGGCGGCGAGATTGATACCGTCCGCCCCCTCATTTCACCTTGTGTCTCGTGTCGCGCGGAACTCATCAACGGAACGCGCGATGCACGTTCGTTTGCTGCTCTTCGTACGTTCGCTCGCTACGTTCCCGCTCGCGTCCGCGCGGCTCGCCGCGCGCGGGGTCGAGCAGTCCGTTTCGATTCACGTAGAATTTGCGCTTTTTTTCGTACGCCCATCCGGCATGGATGTCGTGTGGGCAGCCTGCAACGAAGTTGAATTGGGAGATTCGCATGCTCGTATTGCACCGTTTGTGGAAGGAAGAGGCGGGCGCCATCGTCTCTTCGGAACTGGTACTGATCGCCACGCTGCTGGTGATCGGCGTCGTCACCGGCTTGAGCTCGGTGCGCACCGCCGTCGTGACCGAACTCGGCGACGTGGCCGACGCCATCGGCACGATCAACCAGAGCTTCAGCTTTGGCGGCACCACGGGCCATCACTCGGCCACCTCGGCGAGCGCCTTCACCGACACCCCCGACGCTTGCGACGCCGTCGGACAAAACTGCACGCAGACGGGCAACACCAGCCACTGTCTGCAGGTCTGCACCACGCCGCACACGCCTGGTTAGGCCGTACCGAATCTTGTTCGTTCCTACTCTCCGGACCGAAGTGCCGGTGCGTCTCCAGCGCACGGGCACTTCGGTTTTTTGTGTTGTTGCGCGGCCGTCCACAGGCTGCCTCGCCTGCCGGTAGACGGTATGATGGTGAACACGAGAAGTATCCCCCTGCCTCGTCTGCACGCTCGAGTGTCGTCATGCCCACCAATGTGCTGCGTAACCTGCCCAGTGTCAGCGAGTTGCTCGAAAGCCCCCCGCTCAAGGGACTCGTCGACAAGGTCAGCCATAACGTCGTCGTCTCGCGCGTGCGAACCGTGCTCGACGACCTGCGTCACGAAGTACAGCAGGCGGCCGCCGATCGCACGCTGCCCACCGTCAGCGAACTGGCCGAGAAGATCGCGCGCCGCATCCAACAAGACGAAACATCCAGCCTGCGGCCGGTGATCAACGCCACGGGCATCCTGCTGCACACGGATCTCGGCCACGCCCCCTTGGCCGACGAAGCCATCGACGAGATGGCCGCCGCCTCGAGCGAGTACGCCAGCCTCGAGCTCGATCTGCGCTCGGGACAACGCTCGCAGCGCATCGTCGCGGTCGAAGGGCTGCTGCGCGATCTGACCGGCGCCGAGGCCGCGCTCGTCGTCAACAACAACGCCGGAGCGACCATGCTCGCCCTGGCGGCGCTCGCCACCGGGCGAGAGGTGATCGTCTCGCGCGGACAACTGATCGAGGTCGACGACAGCTATCGTCTGCCCGACGTCATGTCCGCCAGTGGCGCCACGCTGCGCGAGGTAGGCGCCACCAACAAGACTCACCTCGACGATTATCGCACCGCCATCCACGAGCGCACGGCCGCGATCATGCTCGTCCACACGAGCAATTTCGTCGTCGGGTCCACGGCCTCTCCGTCGCTCGCCGAGTTGGTGCGTTTGGGGCACGAACATCGCCTGCCAGTGATTCACGATATCGGCTTGGGGGCCATGCTCGACTTCGCGCGGTTCGGCCTGCCGGGCGAGCCCGTCGCCGTCGACAGCATCCGCGCGGGCGCGGACGTCGTGCTCTTCAGCGGCGACAAGCTGCTCGGCGGCCCGCAATGCGGTATCCTCGTCGGACGACGCACGCACCTCGAGCGCATCGCCAGGCATCCCCTGGCACGTGGCTTGCGAGTGGACAAGCTCACGCTCGCCGCGCTCGCTGCCACGCTGCGTCTCTACCGCCAATCCGAGTTGGCGCTGGCCCGCATCCCACTCCTGCAACTGCTGGGCACATCGCTCGAGAATCTCAAGCAACGCGCGGCCAGACTCGCACTGCAAATGGCAGCCTCGAGTGCCATCGCCACGGCCGAACCGATCGAAGAGGTTACCCATCTCGGCGGCGATTCGATTCTCACCCAACAGATCGGCACGTGGTGCGTCGCCTTGACTCCAGCGGACGGGAGCGTTGATCGCCTGGCCGCTGCCCTGCGACAGGGAAATCCGCCGGTCGTGGGACGCGTGCGGCAAGATCGTCTGCTGCTGGATCTGCGCAGCGTGCCACCGCGACATGATCTGGCCCTGGTGGCCGCGGTTGCGGCGCTCGGCGAGCCATTGACGCCTGCGGCGTGAGTGGTCAGGGGTCAGTGGGCAGGGGCAAGCAAGATGCGTATTCGGGAAGAAGTGGTACAGGCTCACTTTCGCTCGCTCAAGCTGTTGTAGTTCGCGTGCCTAGGTCACAACCGCAGCGTGAGGGAGTACTGTGCTCGACGCTTTTTCCAAGAATCTCCTCGCGGACGCCTCGGGTTAGGATTCGATTAGCCATTGACGCCTGCGGCGTGAGCGGGCAGGGGCCCCCTACAGCGGCGGAGCGATTTGGCCTTGGCCCGCGTATTCCCAGGCTTCTAGAATAGTAGCAGGCGCTGTCCGACCCCAAGGCCACCGCATGTCGTATCGTTCTTTCAAACGCGTCCTCGGCGAAACCAGCCTCGAGCGCAAGTGTCGTTTTCTGTTCGGCGCTTGCCTGCTGCTGCTCATCACAGGCAGCTTCTGGTGGTATGGGCAGCAAACCGAGAAGCTCGTCTATCGCCAGAATCAGACGCGCGGCCGGTTGCTCGTCGATACCATCATGACCCTCAAGCACTGGGAGGGGACGAACACCCAGGACGAAAAGGATTTCGCGCAGGGACTGAGCGAGACGCTGCAGAATCAGCAATACGGCTGGACCACGATTCGGCCCGACAGTTCCGAAGCGGCCCATCAGCCGAAGAGCGCCGATGAAGACGCGATCCTGGCCTACTTTCTAAAGACGCGACCGGCCGAGCCACCAGCAACCACCGACCCGACCTCGGCACTTGCGGCCGAAGATGCCGATCCCCATGTCGAGTTCGTCGAGCGTTACGACCCGACTGGCGAAAAATATCTCTACTACCAGGCCGTCCGCGCCAAATCGTCGTGCATCACTTGCCATGCGGCGTTGAGTGGCAATCTTTCGCTCAGTGAAGGAGACCTGCTCTCGGTCGTCAAGGTCGAGATTCCCGAGAAGTCGACCCGCGCCGAGTTGAATCGCAACCGCGCGATCCTGCTCGCCACGGCCATCGTCACGGTTTTCCTGGCGATGATCGCGGCCTACGTCATCGTCCGCTATGTGATCGTCAAGCCGCTCAAGCATCTGCGCGATGTCAGCGACGCCATCAGCCACGGCGACCTGCAATCGCGCGCCGAGATTCACACGGGCGACGAATTCGAGGAACTGGGCGTGGCGTTCAATCGCATGCTGCGCCACCTGGTCGATGCGCAAGGCGAGTTGCGGCAGGTCAACGCCGACCTCGACAACAAGGTCGACGAGCTGGCGCAGGTGAACATGCAGCTCTTCGAGATGAACCGCCTGAAGAGCGACTTCCTGGCCACCATGAGCCACGAGCTGCGCACGCCGCTCAATAGCATCATCGGCTTCAGCGACGTGCTCGGGTCGATCAGCTCGCTCGACGACAAGCAGAAGCGCTATGTGCAGAACATTCAGAAGTCGGGCAAGATGCTCTTGGACATGATTAACGACATTCTCGACCTGGCCAAGATCGAGAGTGGCAAGATGGAGCTCCGCCTGGCCGACTTCCGTATCGAGCATGTGATCGCCGCCCAGTGCGACATGGCGCGGCCACTGACCGAAAAGAAAAACATCGATCTCGAGACGCAGATCGCCGCCGGATTGCCGCCGCTCCACCAGGACCAGGGCAAGGTGCAGCAGGTGCTGAACAATCTGCTCTCGAACGCTATCAAGTTCACGCCCGAGGGGGGGCGCATCGTCGTCTCCGCGCGTCGCGATAGCGCCGGCCAGCTCGAGCTCGTGGTGGCCGACACCGGCGTCGGCATCGCCGAAAGCGATCAGGTCCACATCTTCGAAAAATTCCGCCAGGGGATGACGGTCATTCCCAGCGGCGATGCCATGACCCGCGAATACTCCGGCACGGGACTGGGGTTGTCAATCGTCAAGGAACTGTGTCGCCTGCTCGGCGGTCGCGTCTCGCTGCACAGCGAGCTCGGCAAGGGGAGTACCTTTACGATCGCAATTCCCTGGTCGCTCGCGGAGAAGGGTCGTGGCGAATCGGCCTTCGCCGAATCGGTCGACGAGCTCACGCGCCCGCGCCGCAGCGACTTCGAACACGCGCGAATCGTAGTGCCGCAGTCGGTGGATTGATCCCTCGTTCGCCTTGCGCCGACCGCCGCGTCGCGGCTCATCAAAATGCCAGGTGCGACACTTCGATGCTTGCACCCAGCACGACGGAACAGACTCGTGCTGCCTTGCAGTGGCGGCGAAAGGAGAGGATCGACATTGGACCCAGCAGCAGAACCACGCATGGATCGAGCTCGGCGAACGGCTCAGGCGGTGCTCGATTACTGTTGTTGTCCCGAATCCGGTGGCCCGCTCGCGTCCATCGAGCACGATGGCCACACGCTGGGCTATTGGTGCCATGACTCGCAGTTGGTCTATCCGGCCACAGACGACATTCCCTTGCTGTTGCCGTCGTCGGCCCGCAATGCCGAGGTCGAGTTGCCCCTGATCGAGCAAATTTCCGCGCAGGCAGGCAGCGATGCCCCCTTGCAGTCTGCCTGCCAGCGCACGCGCGAAGTGCTGGCCACCCGGGCCGGCCAGAAGAGCTGGGAGTGGGAAGACGAGGAATACTGGAATCAGCAATATGCCGAGCAGCTTGCGAACGACATCGAGCTGAATTGGAACGACCGCCTGTGGGAGCGCGACGATCTCGTGGCGCAGGTGCTGTCCGAAACGTCTCTGGCCGGCAAGTGCATCGTCGAAGTCGGCTGCGGCGAAGGCCAGAATTTCCACATGCTGTTGGCGCCCCATTGCGATGCCAGCACGCTCTACATCGCCGCCGATATTTCGCTCGCGGCGCTCAAGCTGAACCGAGCGCGCAACCCGCATAAGAACGCCCTCTACTTGCTGGGCACGGCCGATCGTCTCCCGCTGAAGCCGCGCAGCGTCGACCTGATGACCTACTTCGGCATTTTGCACCATTCGCCCGCCAAGGCGGCCACGCTCTCGCAGAATGCCGAAACGTTGCGGCCCGGCTCGTTCATACTGCTGGCCGAAGCGATCGATCGCCCCCACTTGGGCAAGCTGCTCCCCGGCTTTCTGCGCGACGTTCACGCAATGAGCGCCCACGAGGAACGCGTGCCCGAGGATTCGCTGCAGGACGAAATGCGCCGCCTGGGCGAAATCCTCATTCTGCGGCGCGAACATTCCATCTTCCGCACGGTCGCATTCCGCGCGACCGGTTCGCTGCTCCGGCGGAACCGCACCTGCTACGAAACGGCCGCCGTGGTGGATCGCAACGTCGTCCGCACGCTGGGCCGCGCGCTCCCCTGGTTCGGCGCCGGCACTGTCATTGCCTTGCTCAAGACGCCGGGCTGAGACCGTGGGGACACGGGTGTGTTCCGCTTGGCAAGCGATGGCGACTTCGGAATGGCACCCGTGCCAGCGGCTCTCGCACCTTCGCGCTGTCCATCGGCGGAGGTAGAACACCTGCTGCTACCACCGTCAAAACGACTCGCGGAAACTGCGCAACGTCATGGCTTCACAGAAACCTCTACCCGCCGCCGAACCGCCCCGCTTCGAGGAGGCCCTTGGCCGGCTCGAGGAGATCGTCCGCGAGTTGGAAGAGGGGGAGATTGGGCTGGCCGAGTCGCTGGCGCGCTACGAAGAGGGGGTCAAGCTACTGCGGCAGTGCCACACGCTGCTCGAAGGAGCCGAGCGAAAGATCATGCTCCTCTCGGGGCTCGACGCCGAGGGGAACCCGGTGGTCGTCCCGTTCGATGAGGAAGAGGCCCTCTCGCTCGAAACCAAGGCCCGCGGCCGCAGTCGGCGCCGTACGGCCAAAGCCGACGATTCGGCCGAATCGCCCCGTCGCAAGCCCACCCTAGCCGAAGAGCCCTGCGACGAAGGCCCGGGCCTGTTCTGAGCCTTTCGTAGGGTCACGTATCCCGTACGCGACCACGAACGGCCAACAAGCAGGGGACGCCCGGAGCGACCCGGCTTCCAGGCCGATCTTGGGAGGCAGCTTTTCAGCCTCGCGACCGTCGCCTAGAATGAAAACCATAAGTGGGGCACGAACTTATGGGGTTCGAACTGCTGGCGAACGTGGGGTTCTGGGGGGGGCCTCTCTTTTCCATGGACGCTGAAATGCGGGACCGGCGTTACGGGCCGGACCGCATCCGCGGTTAATCTCACGTTCCGAAGCACGACCCGATTCACGCCTGCCGTCGATGGTCCAGATCGAACCTCAGTTCCCACAGCTCGTCGACGAGTCGCGTCAAAAGATCGAAGCCGCGCTCGCGCGCTGCTGCGAGTTGGGCCCCGACTGTCCGGCACAGCTCGCCGAGGCGATCCATTACAGCCTGCTGGCCCCCGGCAAACGCCTGCGGCCCTTGCTGGTGGTGCTGGCCGCCGAGGCCTGCGGCGGCACGCTCGACGCGGCCTTGCCGGCGGCCTGTGCGGTCGAAATGATCCACGCCTACTCGCTGGTCCACGACGACCTGCCCGCCATGGACGACGACGATTTGCGACGCGGTCGTCCCACCTGCCACAAGGTCTACGGCGAGGCGCTGGGCATCCTCGTGGGGGACGCCCTGCAGGCCCTGGCCTTCGAGACGATCGCCCGCGACGTCCGCCAGCCGGCCGTTGCCGCGCGGATGTGCTACACGCTGGCCACCGCCGCCGGCCCCGCCGCGCTGGTCGGTGGACAGGCCGATGATTTAGCCGCCGAACAACAAGGCGTGGCCGATCTGCCCACGCTCGAGGCCATCCACCGTCGCAAGACGGGGGCCCTGCTGCGGGCCTCGCTCGCGCTGGGGGGACTCGCCGCCGAGGCGACCGACGAGCAACTCGCCGCGCTCGACGAATATGGTCGGGCACTCGGCCTGGCGTTTCAAATTACGGACGACTTGCTCGACGTGCGGGGGAACGAAGCCCAACTGGGCAAGCGCGTCGGCAAGGATTCTGATCGAGGGAAGTTGACGTTTCCGGGCTTGCTGGGCGTGGAGGAAAGCGTCCACCAGGCCGAGGAGCTCGTGCGCGAGGCGCGTGCCGCCCTAAGCCCCCTGGGCCCGGCCGCGGCGCCGCTCGAAGCGCTCGCGCAATACGTCGTGGAAAGGGACCGGTGATGGATCTCCTGTCGAAAATCGATTCGCCGCTCGACCTGCGCAAGCTCTCGCTGGCGGAGCTCGAACAACTGGCCAGCGAGATGCGCGATGCGCTCTGCAATCTGGTCAGCAACCGCACGGCCCACTTCGCCTCGAACCTGGGCGTCGTCGAGCTGTGCCTGGCGCTACACACCGTGTTCGACTTCCGCCGCGACCGATTGATCTGGGACACCGGGCATCAGATCTATCCGCACAAGATGATCACCGGCCGCTTCCACGAGTTCGGCACGATGCGCACCAAGGGGGGCCTGATGGGCTACCCCAACCCGAACGAGAGCGAATACGACCTGTTCATGACGGGTCACGCCGGGTGCAGCGTCTCGACCGTGCTGGGGCTCAAGTCGGGGGATGACCTCGTCCCCGGCCAAAGCGATCGCCACGCGGTAGCCGTGATCGGCGACGGCGCGTTCCCCTCAGGGATCGTCTTCGAGGCGATGAACAACGCCGGCGGCCTGAAGAAGAAAATGACGATCATCTTGAACGACAACAAGATGTCGATCTGCCCACGCGTCGGCGGCGTGGCCGAGTATCTCGACCGCCTGCGGATGGCCACCTTCTACACGGGCATCAAGCACGAAGTGAAGCGCATCGTCGAGAGCGTGCCGGTCGTCGGCGCGCCGTTCGAGCGTTTCCTCTCGCAAGCCAAGGACTCGATCAAAGCCGGCCTGCACGGCGGCATGCTGTTCGAGGATCTCGGCATCCGCTATATCGGCCCGGTCGATGGCCACAACATCGGCCAGTTGTGCAAATACCTGGAGATGGTCAAGGACTTCGACGGCCCCGTCCTGCTGCACGTGGTGACCGAGAAGGGGCACGGCTTCAAGCCAGCCGCCGAAGATCCCGTCTTCTTCCACACGCCGGCCCCCTTCGAACGCTCCGACGAGATGATCGTCTCGATCAAGAAATCGTCGTCGCGGGCCTACACGGCCGTCGCCAGCAGCGCCATCCACACCGCCATGGCGCGCGATCCGCGCGTCACCGTGATGACCGCCGCCATGTGCCAGGGCAATCAGCTCGAGCAGGTGCGTGAGGATTACCCCGACCGCTTCTTCGACACCGGCATCTGCGAGTCGCACGCCGTGGCGTTCGCCGCCGGCCAGGCGAAGGCGGGCTTGCGGCCGATCGTCGACATCTACAGCACCTTCCTGCAACGCAGCTACGATCAGATCTTCCAGGAAGCGGCGCTGCAGAACCTGCCCGTCACCTTCCTGCTCGATCGCGCGGGCCTCACCGGACCCGACGGTCCCACGCACCACGGCATGTTCGACCTGGGCTACATGCGATTGTTCCCCAACATGGTCGTCATGGCCCCTGGAGACGAAAACGACCTGCCCGCCATGCTCGACTTCGCGCTGGCGCACAACGGCCCGGCGTCGATCCGCTATCCCAAGGCGAACGTCGAAAAAGTCGAACGCACGCCGGCGCCGATCGAACTGGGCCGTGCCGAGGTGATCGACTGGGGCGCCGACGGCATGCTCATCGCCTGCGGCACGCAATTGGCCAGTGCCGCCAAAGCGGCCGAACGGCTCCGCGCCGAAGGGCTCGACGTGGGGGTCATCAACGCCCGCTTCGTCAAACCGCTCGATACCGAAACGATCCTGCGGGCCATCCGCGATGCCTCCTTCGTGCTGACGATCGAGGAAGGGGCGTTGCAAGGGGGCTTCGGCAGCGCCGTGCTCGAAGCAGCCGCCGACGCCGGCCTCGACGCCAGCCACGTCCGCCGCTTGGGCGTACCCGACCGCTTCATCGAACACGCCGAACGAGGCGAGCTGCTGGCCGATCTGGGCCTCGACGCCGAAGGCATCTACCGCGCGGCCATCGCCGCCGCCGAACAGTGCGAGCTGGTGAAGAACCCGTCGCGCGGGCGACGGATTGGGTAGGAACGGCGATTCTCAGCATTGCGCTTAAGGCGCTCTCTATTGCTAGGCGCACAAAATCTGCGAGTAACTCCCTTTGCGTTATTGATTCCAGTTGGCTGGAATCTCCGTGGTGAAGTTGGGTTTCTCGATGTAGAGGCCCGGATCGAATGAGAGTTCCAAGAATTCGTCCGTGGCTTCGTCCTTGACGGGGCCATGTAGTAGTCTGAGCCAGCCGCTACGGTCATCGGCCACGCCTACCGAAGAAGGCGAAGTCAGATAGCCGACTAACTTTGATGACTTATCCGGTGCAGAGTAAACGCGGCATGCATAACGGATCCATCCATCGCGCTTGTTCGTAGCCGCACCGCCTTGTAATACGTCTCTTGGCACCCAGCCACGATGCGATTCGCGGAGAAAATCAGGTTGAGTCACCTGAATCTTGGCCCAGTCACCTTTCGATTGCAAAACGGTCACGGTCACTGATGAATCCACTGACAGATAGTGGATTTTGCCAAGCTTATCGGTTGCTGTTTGATTTACCTTGCGTTCGTAGTCAGGGCCGGGGCCGGAGCGTAGTTCGCACGATCTTACAATGTCATATTCCCCAGCCAATACCGGCGAAGAGGCAACGAGTGGCACTTCGATCCATGCTTGATCTTCCGCTGAAAGTTTCTCCAGCGGTAACGTCACGCGAGATCCGTCTCGCTTCTCTAATGTCACTTGCCTGAACGCCAAGCCCGCAAACTTGGCTTCGGTCTTGTGCTTCCCCGTCGCATCGACCCACGTTCTGTATTCAGTCTCGATTGAGGATTCCGATGCTGCGGTTATGCCGGCAGAATCGGCGTCTGGCTCATCATCCGAAACCATGACCGGTTTCGATTCCGCTGCTGTGGTTGCTGCCGATGGCTGGTAGCGTATTGGTGGCGCACTTGCAGTGTTCGATCCTCTATTGGCGGCAATCGCGCCCAGCGCAATTAGGAACAACCCGACGCACACTACGGGGACCGCGACAAAGGCGACCAATCGGCCGACAGTGCTACCGCGATAGCCGCACGTTTGACAACGCCAGCCGCCAATCTTGATGGACGCAAGAATCCAGACGGGCAACCAGAACCCGCAAAGAAATAACGTCACCAACAGATGGATAAGGTGATTCGTACCAGGCCGTGCCCACAAAGTTGATTTCTG comes from Pirellulales bacterium and encodes:
- the bioB gene encoding biotin synthase BioB, encoding MIDCIARPNVAPSAGTVWHDLATRILDGHRLTEEQALSILDAPDAELLDLLSAAYRVRHRYFGNRVQLYFLVNAKSGLCPEDCGYCSQSKVSDAEIPKYRLLSAEKLLDGARIAAERQAKTYCIVISGRSPSEAEMRAITTVVPRIKEAHDLKICACLGLLSDAQAAELKACGVDRVNHNLNTGEAHYADICSTHTYQDRLETLRAVRRAGLELCSGGILGMGEDRRDVVQMAFELRDLQTESIPVNFLNPIDGTPLQGLSNLNPRYCLKTLCMFRLANPTSEIRIAGGREMHLSSLQPMGLYPANSLFVGDYLTTKGQIPEADYRMIEDLGFEVTRDEVASG
- a CDS encoding rhodanese; its protein translation is MWASWLCGRSATGASRAANREEKPTLNDLPMEIDIAAVKAQLDAGNDLLLLDCREADEYATAHIAAARLIPMSELQQRVGELDEYRARPLVVHCHHGGRSLRVAAWLRQQGFAQAQSMAGGIDQWSVEIDRSVPRY
- the selA gene encoding L-seryl-tRNA(Sec) selenium transferase codes for the protein MPTNVLRNLPSVSELLESPPLKGLVDKVSHNVVVSRVRTVLDDLRHEVQQAAADRTLPTVSELAEKIARRIQQDETSSLRPVINATGILLHTDLGHAPLADEAIDEMAAASSEYASLELDLRSGQRSQRIVAVEGLLRDLTGAEAALVVNNNAGATMLALAALATGREVIVSRGQLIEVDDSYRLPDVMSASGATLREVGATNKTHLDDYRTAIHERTAAIMLVHTSNFVVGSTASPSLAELVRLGHEHRLPVIHDIGLGAMLDFARFGLPGEPVAVDSIRAGADVVLFSGDKLLGGPQCGILVGRRTHLERIARHPLARGLRVDKLTLAALAATLRLYRQSELALARIPLLQLLGTSLENLKQRAARLALQMAASSAIATAEPIEEVTHLGGDSILTQQIGTWCVALTPADGSVDRLAAALRQGNPPVVGRVRQDRLLLDLRSVPPRHDLALVAAVAALGEPLTPAA
- a CDS encoding HAMP domain-containing protein — its product is MSYRSFKRVLGETSLERKCRFLFGACLLLLITGSFWWYGQQTEKLVYRQNQTRGRLLVDTIMTLKHWEGTNTQDEKDFAQGLSETLQNQQYGWTTIRPDSSEAAHQPKSADEDAILAYFLKTRPAEPPATTDPTSALAAEDADPHVEFVERYDPTGEKYLYYQAVRAKSSCITCHAALSGNLSLSEGDLLSVVKVEIPEKSTRAELNRNRAILLATAIVTVFLAMIAAYVIVRYVIVKPLKHLRDVSDAISHGDLQSRAEIHTGDEFEELGVAFNRMLRHLVDAQGELRQVNADLDNKVDELAQVNMQLFEMNRLKSDFLATMSHELRTPLNSIIGFSDVLGSISSLDDKQKRYVQNIQKSGKMLLDMINDILDLAKIESGKMELRLADFRIEHVIAAQCDMARPLTEKKNIDLETQIAAGLPPLHQDQGKVQQVLNNLLSNAIKFTPEGGRIVVSARRDSAGQLELVVADTGVGIAESDQVHIFEKFRQGMTVIPSGDAMTREYSGTGLGLSIVKELCRLLGGRVSLHSELGKGSTFTIAIPWSLAEKGRGESAFAESVDELTRPRRSDFEHARIVVPQSVD
- a CDS encoding methyltransferase domain-containing protein — its product is MDRARRTAQAVLDYCCCPESGGPLASIEHDGHTLGYWCHDSQLVYPATDDIPLLLPSSARNAEVELPLIEQISAQAGSDAPLQSACQRTREVLATRAGQKSWEWEDEEYWNQQYAEQLANDIELNWNDRLWERDDLVAQVLSETSLAGKCIVEVGCGEGQNFHMLLAPHCDASTLYIAADISLAALKLNRARNPHKNALYLLGTADRLPLKPRSVDLMTYFGILHHSPAKAATLSQNAETLRPGSFILLAEAIDRPHLGKLLPGFLRDVHAMSAHEERVPEDSLQDEMRRLGEILILRREHSIFRTVAFRATGSLLRRNRTCYETAAVVDRNVVRTLGRALPWFGAGTVIALLKTPG
- the xseB gene encoding exodeoxyribonuclease VII small subunit, yielding MASQKPLPAAEPPRFEEALGRLEEIVRELEEGEIGLAESLARYEEGVKLLRQCHTLLEGAERKIMLLSGLDAEGNPVVVPFDEEEALSLETKARGRSRRRTAKADDSAESPRRKPTLAEEPCDEGPGLF
- a CDS encoding polyprenyl synthetase family protein produces the protein MVQIEPQFPQLVDESRQKIEAALARCCELGPDCPAQLAEAIHYSLLAPGKRLRPLLVVLAAEACGGTLDAALPAACAVEMIHAYSLVHDDLPAMDDDDLRRGRPTCHKVYGEALGILVGDALQALAFETIARDVRQPAVAARMCYTLATAAGPAALVGGQADDLAAEQQGVADLPTLEAIHRRKTGALLRASLALGGLAAEATDEQLAALDEYGRALGLAFQITDDLLDVRGNEAQLGKRVGKDSDRGKLTFPGLLGVEESVHQAEELVREARAALSPLGPAAAPLEALAQYVVERDR
- the dxs gene encoding 1-deoxy-D-xylulose-5-phosphate synthase; its protein translation is MDLLSKIDSPLDLRKLSLAELEQLASEMRDALCNLVSNRTAHFASNLGVVELCLALHTVFDFRRDRLIWDTGHQIYPHKMITGRFHEFGTMRTKGGLMGYPNPNESEYDLFMTGHAGCSVSTVLGLKSGDDLVPGQSDRHAVAVIGDGAFPSGIVFEAMNNAGGLKKKMTIILNDNKMSICPRVGGVAEYLDRLRMATFYTGIKHEVKRIVESVPVVGAPFERFLSQAKDSIKAGLHGGMLFEDLGIRYIGPVDGHNIGQLCKYLEMVKDFDGPVLLHVVTEKGHGFKPAAEDPVFFHTPAPFERSDEMIVSIKKSSSRAYTAVASSAIHTAMARDPRVTVMTAAMCQGNQLEQVREDYPDRFFDTGICESHAVAFAAGQAKAGLRPIVDIYSTFLQRSYDQIFQEAALQNLPVTFLLDRAGLTGPDGPTHHGMFDLGYMRLFPNMVVMAPGDENDLPAMLDFALAHNGPASIRYPKANVEKVERTPAPIELGRAEVIDWGADGMLIACGTQLASAAKAAERLRAEGLDVGVINARFVKPLDTETILRAIRDASFVLTIEEGALQGGFGSAVLEAAADAGLDASHVRRLGVPDRFIEHAERGELLADLGLDAEGIYRAAIAAAEQCELVKNPSRGRRIG